Proteins encoded together in one Salmo trutta chromosome 3, fSalTru1.1, whole genome shotgun sequence window:
- the LOC115165482 gene encoding free fatty acid receptor 2-like has protein sequence MVWVKSELILSIYIITFLMGLPANILALYAFSVKIHNKPTPTDILLLNLIVSDLLFLLFLPLKMYEAASGMLWNLPEFLCSITSYTFFSTIYTSSLLLMAVSVVRYLAVAYPITYHKLHKPFYSVVASTIIWLLSTAHCSIVFIIQHQPDLSQSNTSVCYENFTEQQLAILLPVRLEFFVMLCLVPLMVCIFCYLCCIWILYMLPRISPGQKQKAIGMALGTLAVFLVCVFPYNFSHVLGFFTGSSPSWRYYTLLLSAFNTCLDPIIFYFSSSAFRITTKMAICKMLGLRQGQAAVQRESTIADMGQE, from the coding sequence ATGGTGTGGGTGAAAAGTGAACTGAttctatctatctacatcatCACCTTCCTGATGGGCCTGCCTGCCAACATCCTGGCGCTCTACGCCTTCAGCGTCAAGATCCACAACAAGCCCACTCCCACAGACATCCTCCTGCTCAACCTGATTGTGTCcgacctcctctttcttctcttccTGCCTCTCAAGATGTACGAGGCGGCCTCCGGCATGCTGTGGAACCTGCCCGAGTTCCTCTGCTCCATCACTTCCTACACCTTCTTCTCCACTATCTACACCAGTTCTCTCCTGTTGATGGCTGTCAGTGTGGTCCGTTACCTGGCGGTGGCCTATCCCATCACCTACCACAAACTTCACAAACCTTTCTATTCTGTGGTGGCTAGCACAATCATCTGGCTTCTCTCCACCGCCCACTGCAGCATCGTGTTCATCATCCAGCACCAGCCGGACCTCTCCCAAAGCAACACCTCCGTCTGCTACGAGAACTTCACCGAACAACAGCTGGCCATCCTCCTCCCGGTGCGTCTGGAGTTCTTCGTCATGCTCTGCTTGGTTCCTCTCATGGTTTGCATCTTCTGCTACCTCTGCTGTATCTGGATCCTGTACATGCTCCCCAGGATCAGCCCAGGCCAGAAGCAGAAGGCCATCGGGATGGCGCTGGGTACTCTGGCCGTCTTCCTTGTGTGTGTCTTTCCCTACAACTTCTCCCATGTGCTGGGTTTCTTCACAGGCTCCAGCCCCTCGTGGAGGTACTACACCCTACTGCTCAGCGCCTTCAACACCTGCCTGGACCCTATCAtcttctacttctcctcctctGCCTTTCGCATCACTACCAAGATGGCCATCTGCAAGATGCTGGGACTGCGACAGGGTCAGGCTGCAGTCCAAAGGGAAAGCACAATAGCCGATATGGGCCAAGAGTAG
- the LOC115164915 gene encoding free fatty acid receptor 2-like produces MVVKSGVILSVYIITFLVGLPGNILALYAFSVKIHKKPTPTDILLLNLTVSDLIFLLFLPLKMHEAASGMFWTLPWFLCNITSFVFFSTIYTSSLLLMVVSVDRYLCVAFPVQYRLRRKPLYGVVSSLVVWVFSSVHLCFIYIVENQPSSDFNACYNNFTKEQLKVVLPMRLELCVVLYIVPLLVCVFCYLNFILILNRTPNLCAEKRKRAVGMAMGTLLVFVVCFLPYNVTHVQGFIIQDNVEWRLYALLLTTVNTVLDPVTFYFSSSMFQATMKRILTGKRRNSSPGVFMTAQNNTRDIEGHSNPPTTEGGLSDK; encoded by the coding sequence ATGGTGGTGAAGAGTGGGGTGATTCTGTCTGTCTACATCATCACCTTCCTGGTGGGCCTGCCTGGCAACATCCTGGCACTCTACGCCTTCAGCGTCAAGATCCACAAAAAGCCCACTCCTACAGACATCCTCCTGCTCAACCTGACTGTGTCCGACCTGATCTTCCTGCTCTTCCTGCCCCTCAAGATGCACGAGGCAGCCTCCGGCATGTTCTGGACTCTCCCCTGGTTTCTCTGCAACATTACCTCTTTTGTCTTCTTCTCCACCATCTACACCAGCTCCCTCCTGCTGATGGTGGTCAGTGTTGACCGCTACCTGTGTGTGGCCTTCCCTGTCCAGTACAGGCTCCGCCGCAAGCCCTTGTACGGAGTGGTGAGCAGCCTGGTGGTGTGGGTCTTCAGCTCGGTCCACCTCTGCTTCATCTACATCGTGGAGAACCAGCCCTCATCTGATTTCAATGCCTGCTATAACAACTTCACCAAGGAGCAGCTGAAGGTGGTGCTTCCCATGCGTTTGGAGCTGTGTGTAGTTCTATACATCGTGCCACTGCTGGTCTGTGTGTTCTGCTACCTGaacttcatcctcatcctcaatAGGACCCCTAACCTTTGTGCAGAGAAAAGGAAGAGAGCCGTCGGAATGGCTATGGGGACCTTACTTGTTTTTGTTGTCTGCTTCCTGCCCTATAATGTCACCCATGTACAGGGGTTCATCATCCAAGACAACGTGGAGTGGCGGCTCTATGCTCTGCTCCTGACCACGGTCAACACCGTCCTGGATCCTGTGACgttctacttctcctcctccatgttccAGGCCACCATGAAAAGGATTCTGACTGGGAAGCGAAGGAACAGCTCGCCTGGTGTCTTCATGACAGCTCAAAACAACACTAGAGACATAGAGGGACACAGTAACCCACCCACAACTGAGGGAGGTTTGTCTGACAAGTGA